One window from the genome of Actinomycetota bacterium encodes:
- a CDS encoding 2-isopropylmalate synthase: MTDNRVRIFDTTLRDGEQSPGINLNVKEKLEIAEQLARLGVDIIEAGFPVTSPGDFESVSAIAQTVKGPGIAALARAHDQDIDRAWEAVQHARQPRIHVFLSTSDIHRKYMLNATEDEILAQAVAGVERAKGYCEDVEFSPQDATRTEPEFLFKIVDAAVAAGATTINIPDTVGYAIPYDFGELIRECYKAVPRLADVIVSVHCHNDLGLAVSNSIEAVRAGARQVEVAINGIGERAGNCSLEEVVMAIKMRHDLLGVETGVNTKELARSSRLVTLLTGYQVQRNKAIVGENAFSHESGIHQHGVIQDRLTYEIIKAEDIGVEGGKIVLGKHSGRHAFSKTLEEMGFQLGKEELNRAFARFKELVDRKIQISDKDLEAIVADEIQTVEEVYRLEALQVTGGTHLSPTATVKIVKNGESIQESAMGDGMVDAAFGAIMRATSVDAKLWSFNVAAVTEGSEALGDVTVQIEVEGERFTGRGISTDIVEASARAFLNALNRAARRGHSPRSAQPTP; the protein is encoded by the coding sequence GCCGGGGATCAATCTCAACGTCAAGGAGAAGCTCGAGATCGCGGAGCAGCTAGCCCGCCTCGGCGTCGACATCATCGAGGCCGGTTTCCCCGTCACGTCGCCCGGGGACTTCGAGTCGGTATCGGCGATCGCCCAGACCGTCAAGGGCCCGGGCATCGCAGCCCTCGCTCGCGCGCACGACCAGGACATAGATCGAGCCTGGGAGGCCGTCCAGCACGCGCGGCAGCCGCGGATCCACGTCTTCCTGTCGACCTCCGACATCCACCGCAAGTACATGCTCAACGCGACCGAGGACGAGATCCTCGCCCAGGCGGTCGCCGGCGTCGAGCGTGCGAAAGGCTACTGCGAAGACGTCGAGTTCTCGCCGCAGGACGCGACGCGAACCGAGCCCGAGTTCTTGTTCAAGATCGTCGACGCGGCGGTCGCGGCCGGCGCGACCACGATCAACATCCCCGACACGGTCGGCTACGCGATCCCGTACGACTTCGGCGAGCTGATCCGCGAGTGCTACAAGGCGGTGCCGCGCCTCGCCGATGTGATCGTGTCGGTGCACTGCCACAACGACCTCGGGCTCGCGGTATCGAACTCGATCGAAGCCGTCCGCGCCGGCGCCCGGCAGGTCGAGGTCGCCATCAACGGCATCGGCGAGCGGGCCGGGAACTGCTCGCTGGAGGAAGTCGTGATGGCGATCAAGATGCGCCACGACCTGCTCGGGGTCGAGACCGGCGTCAACACGAAGGAGCTCGCGCGCTCGTCGCGGCTCGTCACGCTGCTGACCGGCTACCAGGTCCAGCGGAACAAAGCGATCGTGGGGGAGAACGCTTTCTCACACGAGTCGGGGATCCACCAGCACGGCGTGATCCAGGACCGGCTGACCTACGAGATCATCAAAGCCGAGGACATCGGGGTCGAGGGCGGCAAGATCGTGCTCGGGAAGCACTCGGGACGGCATGCGTTCTCGAAGACGCTCGAGGAGATGGGCTTCCAGCTCGGCAAGGAAGAACTGAATCGCGCCTTCGCGCGGTTCAAGGAGCTGGTGGATCGCAAGATCCAGATCTCCGACAAGGACCTCGAGGCGATCGTCGCGGACGAGATCCAGACCGTCGAGGAGGTCTACCGCCTGGAAGCCCTACAGGTCACCGGCGGCACCCACCTCTCGCCGACGGCGACCGTGAAGATCGTGAAGAACGGCGAATCCATCCAGGAGTCCGCGATGGGCGACGGGATGGTAGACGCGGCTTTCGGCGCGATCATGCGCGCCACGAGCGTCGATGCCAAGCTCTGGTCGTTCAACGTCGCGGCGGTCACCGAAGGCTCCGAAGCACTCGGCGACGTGACCGTTCAGATCGAGGTCGAGGGCGAGCGCTTCACCGGCCGAGGCATCTCGACGGACATCGTGGAGGCGAGCGCGCGCGCTTTCCTCAACGCGCTGAACCGGGCCGCGCGACGCGGTCACTCGCCTAGATCGGCGCAGCCGACGCCTTAG
- a CDS encoding cation:proton antiporter, producing MDAARLLELGGLILALAVLARLASQFAIPAIPFYLLAGLAFGEGGLLPLGTTHSFVEIGSEIGLILLLFMLGLEYSARDLITTMRRSVPTALFDVVLNFTPGFLAGFLLDFGLVTSLFLGGVTLVTSSGVAAKIISDLGWSGGRGAQFVVSVCVIEDLTMALYLPILGVLVVGGATLAGFGSAALAVLGVIVVLLLAMRVQVGISRLVFSTSEEALLLTILGLALLVAGLAELIDVSAAVGALLIGIVLSGPAAQSARQLLAPLRDLFSAFFFAFIGLQVDPASLPPVLGAAALLGFVGIASKALTGWLATRNSGMERRERVRAATGLVARGEFSLAIAGLGVTSGLTVKLASVTVAYVLLLVVIGPILARVSDVVMRRNEALTSED from the coding sequence GTGGACGCGGCGCGCCTGCTCGAGCTCGGGGGCCTCATCCTCGCCCTCGCCGTCCTCGCGCGCCTCGCCAGCCAGTTCGCCATCCCGGCCATCCCGTTCTACCTGCTGGCCGGCCTCGCCTTCGGCGAGGGCGGGCTCCTCCCGCTCGGCACCACTCACAGCTTCGTCGAGATCGGCAGCGAGATCGGCCTCATCCTCCTGCTGTTCATGCTCGGCCTCGAGTACTCGGCTCGCGACCTCATCACCACGATGCGTCGCTCGGTCCCCACCGCGCTGTTCGATGTCGTGCTCAACTTCACGCCGGGCTTCCTCGCGGGGTTCTTGCTCGACTTCGGACTGGTGACGTCCCTGTTCCTCGGCGGCGTGACGCTCGTGACGTCGTCGGGGGTCGCGGCCAAGATCATCTCGGACCTGGGGTGGTCCGGCGGGAGGGGGGCGCAGTTCGTCGTCTCGGTGTGCGTGATCGAGGACCTCACGATGGCCCTGTACCTGCCGATCCTCGGCGTGCTGGTGGTCGGGGGAGCCACCCTCGCAGGGTTCGGGTCGGCGGCGCTCGCCGTGCTGGGCGTGATCGTGGTGCTTCTGCTCGCGATGCGCGTCCAGGTCGGCATCAGTCGCCTCGTGTTCAGCACGTCGGAGGAAGCGCTGCTGCTGACGATCCTCGGGCTCGCGCTGCTCGTGGCCGGCCTCGCGGAGCTGATCGACGTCTCGGCCGCGGTCGGCGCACTGCTGATCGGCATCGTCCTGTCCGGTCCGGCTGCGCAAAGCGCCCGCCAGCTCCTCGCCCCGCTTCGCGACCTGTTCTCGGCGTTCTTCTTCGCTTTTATCGGCCTGCAGGTCGACCCGGCGTCCCTGCCGCCCGTGCTCGGTGCGGCGGCCCTGCTCGGCTTCGTTGGGATCGCGAGCAAGGCTCTGACCGGCTGGCTCGCGACGAGGAACAGCGGGATGGAACGCCGGGAGCGCGTGCGCGCAGCAACCGGGCTCGTCGCTCGGGGTGAGTTCTCGCTCGCGATTGCCGGGCTCGGCGTGACGTCCGGGCTCACCGTGAAGCTGGCATCGGTGACGGTCGCCTACGTGCTGCTGCTCGTCGTGATCGGCCCGATCCTTGCGCGAGTGTCCGACGTGGTGATGCGCCGGAATGAGGCGCTGACGAGCGAGGACTGA
- a CDS encoding MASE1 domain-containing protein, which produces MTETMIKRVSPIAKRTALVAAAYMVGAIAGLQMAVDNPNVTSVWPPTGIAVAAVVLFGPRIWPGIAAGALLSNVINGAPLETALAISVGNTIAPLMAGALLRYMGFRPTLSRLKDVAVLMFVGGLGAMLVSATLGTISLSATGQIVPGHHVFSAWLTWWIGDALGVMILGPLIMVFGSRGAGTELVRDRPIEAAALLAVSLTMALLVFTTALPLRYLVFPLVLWAALRFHQRGAATLTVLMAGVALVQGTSSGSPFAGLSPTMRLLALHGFNVAVAITSLSLAAVSSERLRAQIALKKAADELEERVERRTAELRVSEQRMLEAQALSHVGSFHWNIAEDRVTWTDEMYRVFGQTPQEFPATFEGYLEIVHPDDRPRIKATIEKSVATSGSYDHEYRIVRPDGVMRWVHGRGEAVQDERTGVLVGLAGFCHDITQRKAVEDSLRSAYESEREVARRLLALDEMKDSLLTAVSHELRTPLTVIIGVADTLERRDIPLNTDDGRYLLSRLSANARRLHKLLMDLLDLDRLNRGVLEPRPRPTPLRDLALRILESLDMGDAHRVNLELNGAVLLADPSHVERILENLLINASKHTPAGTQIWVRAEPNGSGTVLVVEDAGPGVEPDLRSVIFEPFRQGDTPSHAPGTGIGLSLVARFAHLNGGRAWLEERPGGGASFRVLLPSAPVGELSPGEAAGAA; this is translated from the coding sequence ATGACTGAAACGATGATCAAACGTGTGTCCCCCATAGCCAAGAGAACGGCGCTGGTGGCCGCCGCCTACATGGTCGGCGCCATCGCCGGGCTACAGATGGCGGTCGACAATCCGAACGTAACGTCGGTATGGCCGCCGACGGGGATCGCCGTCGCCGCGGTCGTCCTTTTCGGCCCTCGGATCTGGCCCGGCATCGCTGCAGGGGCCCTCCTTTCAAACGTCATCAACGGGGCGCCCTTGGAGACCGCGCTCGCCATCTCCGTCGGCAACACGATCGCCCCGCTCATGGCGGGGGCCCTGCTCCGCTACATGGGTTTCCGGCCCACACTCAGCCGTCTCAAGGACGTGGCGGTGCTGATGTTCGTGGGAGGTCTCGGCGCGATGCTCGTCAGCGCCACCCTGGGGACGATCTCCCTCTCGGCGACGGGGCAGATCGTGCCCGGGCATCATGTCTTCTCGGCGTGGCTCACCTGGTGGATCGGGGACGCGCTCGGCGTGATGATCCTTGGGCCCTTGATCATGGTCTTTGGTTCCCGCGGAGCCGGCACCGAGCTCGTGCGGGATCGTCCCATCGAGGCCGCGGCATTGCTCGCCGTTTCGCTCACGATGGCGCTCTTGGTGTTCACGACGGCGCTCCCGCTCCGGTATCTCGTGTTCCCCTTGGTGCTGTGGGCAGCGCTTCGTTTCCATCAGCGAGGCGCCGCGACCCTCACGGTTCTGATGGCGGGGGTCGCTCTCGTCCAAGGGACGAGCAGTGGCTCTCCGTTCGCGGGTCTCTCCCCGACCATGCGCCTGCTTGCGCTGCACGGATTCAACGTGGCCGTAGCGATCACATCGCTCTCGCTCGCCGCCGTCTCGTCCGAACGCCTCCGCGCGCAGATCGCGCTCAAGAAGGCCGCGGATGAGCTGGAGGAGCGGGTCGAGCGACGGACCGCCGAGCTGCGCGTCAGCGAACAACGGATGCTGGAGGCGCAGGCGCTCTCCCATGTCGGTTCCTTCCACTGGAACATCGCGGAAGATCGGGTCACGTGGACGGACGAGATGTACCGGGTCTTCGGCCAGACGCCGCAGGAGTTCCCCGCAACCTTCGAGGGCTACCTCGAGATCGTGCACCCCGACGACCGTCCACGGATAAAGGCGACTATAGAGAAGTCGGTTGCGACCTCAGGATCCTACGACCACGAATACCGGATCGTGCGGCCGGACGGCGTCATGCGATGGGTTCACGGTCGAGGCGAAGCCGTTCAGGACGAAAGAACGGGTGTGCTCGTCGGCCTCGCCGGGTTCTGTCACGACATCACGCAACGCAAAGCCGTCGAGGACTCGCTCCGTTCCGCATACGAAAGCGAGAGGGAAGTGGCGCGGCGGCTGCTCGCGCTCGACGAGATGAAGGACTCGCTGCTTACGGCGGTGTCCCACGAGCTGCGGACGCCGCTGACCGTCATCATCGGCGTGGCCGACACGCTTGAGCGTCGCGACATCCCACTCAACACCGACGACGGCCGCTACTTGCTGAGCCGCCTGAGCGCGAACGCCCGGCGCCTGCACAAGCTGCTGATGGATCTGCTCGACCTCGATCGCCTCAACCGGGGTGTTCTGGAGCCACGACCCCGACCGACCCCCCTGCGCGATCTTGCCCTTCGCATCTTGGAGTCGCTCGATATGGGAGACGCGCATCGGGTGAACCTCGAGCTCAACGGCGCGGTGCTCCTGGCCGATCCCTCGCACGTGGAGCGGATCTTGGAGAACCTGCTCATCAACGCCTCGAAACACACGCCGGCCGGCACGCAGATCTGGGTGCGCGCGGAGCCGAACGGCTCGGGCACGGTCCTCGTCGTCGAAGATGCCGGGCCCGGCGTCGAGCCCGATCTTCGCAGCGTCATCTTCGAGCCGTTCCGGCAGGGAGACACCCCTTCACACGCGCCGGGCACCGGGATCGGGCTGTCGCTGGTCGCCCGCTTCGCACACTTGAATGGCGGTCGCGCCTGGCTGGAGGAACGACCCGGCGGCGGCGCGTCGTTCCGTGTGCTCCTGCCGTCGGCTCCGGTCGGCGAGCTCTCCCCCGGCGAGGCGGCAGGCGCAGCTTAG
- a CDS encoding D-isomer specific 2-hydroxyacid dehydrogenase family protein, whose protein sequence is MTSPKIAVLPSNADIEQAVIHAGGALVGEAEADGIVWTDPRDPEGIREVLGRSPARWVQLPFAGIESFANAGVIDPSRTWTCAKGIYGPATAEHALALVLLAARELHRHARTRRWLSNKELTATRRVAGGTVLIVGTGGIGTALAEMLRPLGPRLLAVNRSGRGLEGAERTLPFTRIAELLPEADWVVLAAPLTAETAKLVDAEALRAMKPSAWLVNVARGGLVDTEALVEALRDGRIAGAALDVTDPEPLPDGHPLWEMENVIITSHAANTFAMAIPELKALVERNVKHFAKGEALEGLVDVSLGY, encoded by the coding sequence GTGACGAGTCCGAAGATCGCCGTCCTTCCTTCGAACGCCGATATCGAGCAAGCCGTGATCCATGCCGGCGGAGCCTTGGTCGGGGAGGCAGAGGCCGACGGGATCGTCTGGACCGATCCGCGTGATCCCGAGGGCATTCGCGAGGTCCTCGGGCGGTCGCCGGCACGCTGGGTTCAGCTCCCGTTCGCCGGCATCGAGTCGTTCGCCAACGCCGGCGTCATCGATCCCTCCCGCACCTGGACCTGCGCCAAAGGGATCTACGGCCCGGCCACCGCCGAGCACGCTCTCGCGCTGGTGCTCCTCGCCGCTCGGGAGCTTCACCGGCATGCGCGCACGCGACGCTGGTTGTCGAACAAGGAGTTAACCGCAACGCGGCGGGTGGCCGGTGGGACGGTGCTCATCGTCGGGACCGGAGGGATCGGGACCGCGCTGGCCGAGATGCTCCGCCCGCTCGGGCCGCGGCTGCTCGCGGTCAACCGTTCCGGCCGGGGGTTGGAAGGCGCCGAACGGACCCTGCCGTTCACGCGGATCGCTGAGCTCCTCCCCGAAGCAGACTGGGTCGTGCTCGCGGCCCCGCTCACGGCCGAGACCGCGAAGCTCGTCGACGCGGAGGCGCTCCGCGCGATGAAGCCGAGCGCGTGGCTCGTTAACGTCGCGCGGGGTGGACTCGTCGACACCGAGGCACTCGTCGAGGCGTTGCGCGACGGGCGGATCGCCGGTGCGGCGCTCGACGTCACCGATCCCGAGCCGCTCCCCGACGGTCACCCGCTTTGGGAGATGGAGAACGTGATCATCACCTCGCACGCCGCGAACACGTTCGCGATGGCGATCCCCGAGCTGAAGGCGCTCGTCGAACGCAACGTGAAGCACTTCGCCAAAGGGGAGGCGTTGGAAGGGCTGGTGGACGTCAGCCTGGGGTACTGA
- the aceE gene encoding pyruvate dehydrogenase (acetyl-transferring), homodimeric type, with translation MIIDGFARQVPDTDPEETAEWLESFQALLDGKGKTRARYLLIKLLERAREEQVGFPATVSTHYVNTIPADKEPPFPGDEHIERRIRAFIRWNAAVMVTRANMLSEGIGGHLATYASSASLYEVGFNHFFHGKDGERPGDLISFQGHAAPGIYARAFLEGRFTEDQLDHFRRELGGRGLSSYPHPRLMPEFWEFPTVSMGLGPLASIYQARFNRYLNHRGLVDTSTSKVWCFVGDGETDEPETLGSLSLAAREQLDNLIWVVNCNLQRLDGPVRGNGKIIQELEAVFRGAGWNVIKVIWGRKWDELLAKDHDGVLVAKMDSTLDGEFQKYATESGAYIREHFFGPDERLRKLVEHLSDEELRMLPRGGHDYSKLYAAYRAATENEGAPTVILAKTIKGWTLGPDIEARNVTHQIKKMSSKQLRELRERLYLQDEIPEQAVDEEEELPPYYRPAEGSEIHEYLMERRRVLGGSVPKRRSSWEPLEQPAEGTFDAFLQGSKDRAVSTTMALTGIIRALMRDKKMGARVVPIIPDEARTFGMDPLFAEFGIYAPFGQLYEPVDAGMLLTYKESKTGQILEEGITEAGSMASLQAAGSSYATWGVPTVPFFIFYSMFGFQRVGDLIWQFGDIRGRGFLCGGTAGRTTLNGEGLQHEDGHSLVLSSTVPNIRTYDPAFAYELALIVRDGIERMYGGEPEDCFYYLTLYNENYAMPPMPDGVEDGVLRGLYRFATAPDGPSRHATILFSGVAWKAAMEARELLASDHDVAAECWSATSYKLLREEALSAERWSRLHPNEPARVPFVTSTLAEVGGPVIAVTDFMKAVPDMISRWVPGPFVPLGTDGFGRSDTRAALRRHFEVDAGNVVVATLHALAQAGEAKPEEVAEAIARYEINSEAPDPRTA, from the coding sequence ATGATCATCGACGGTTTCGCACGCCAGGTCCCGGACACCGATCCGGAGGAGACCGCCGAGTGGCTCGAGTCCTTCCAGGCGCTGCTCGACGGCAAAGGCAAGACGCGCGCCCGGTACCTGCTGATCAAGCTTCTCGAGCGCGCTCGCGAGGAACAGGTTGGATTCCCCGCGACCGTCTCTACCCACTACGTCAACACGATCCCCGCCGACAAGGAGCCGCCGTTCCCCGGCGATGAGCACATCGAGCGCCGCATCCGCGCGTTTATCCGTTGGAACGCCGCCGTCATGGTCACGCGCGCGAACATGCTCTCCGAAGGTATCGGCGGACACCTCGCGACCTACGCCTCCTCGGCGTCGCTCTACGAGGTCGGCTTCAACCACTTCTTCCACGGCAAGGACGGCGAGCGCCCCGGCGACCTGATCTCCTTCCAGGGACATGCGGCGCCGGGGATCTACGCGCGCGCGTTCCTCGAGGGACGCTTCACCGAGGATCAGCTCGATCACTTCCGGCGCGAGCTCGGCGGCCGTGGCTTGTCGTCCTATCCGCACCCGCGTCTGATGCCGGAGTTCTGGGAGTTCCCGACGGTGTCGATGGGACTCGGGCCGCTGGCGTCGATCTATCAAGCGCGATTCAACCGTTATCTGAACCATCGGGGTTTGGTGGATACCTCGACCTCGAAGGTGTGGTGCTTCGTCGGCGACGGCGAAACCGACGAGCCGGAGACGCTCGGCTCTTTGTCGCTGGCCGCTCGCGAGCAGCTCGACAACCTGATCTGGGTCGTGAACTGCAACCTGCAGCGGCTCGACGGTCCGGTCCGCGGCAACGGCAAGATCATCCAGGAGCTCGAGGCGGTGTTCCGCGGCGCCGGCTGGAACGTCATCAAGGTCATCTGGGGCCGGAAGTGGGACGAGCTCCTCGCGAAGGACCACGACGGCGTCCTCGTGGCCAAGATGGACTCGACGCTCGACGGCGAGTTCCAGAAGTACGCGACCGAGTCGGGGGCCTACATCCGCGAGCACTTCTTCGGCCCAGACGAGCGGCTCAGGAAACTCGTCGAGCACCTCTCCGACGAGGAGCTCCGGATGCTCCCGCGCGGCGGTCACGACTACAGCAAGCTGTACGCCGCCTACCGCGCCGCAACCGAGAACGAGGGCGCTCCGACGGTGATCCTCGCGAAGACGATCAAGGGCTGGACGCTCGGCCCCGACATCGAAGCCCGCAACGTCACCCACCAGATCAAGAAGATGTCGTCGAAGCAGCTTCGCGAGCTTCGCGAGCGCCTCTACCTCCAGGACGAGATCCCCGAACAGGCGGTCGACGAGGAGGAGGAGCTGCCGCCCTACTACCGGCCGGCCGAGGGCTCCGAGATCCACGAATACTTGATGGAGCGCCGGCGCGTGTTAGGCGGCTCGGTGCCCAAGCGACGGTCGTCATGGGAGCCGCTCGAACAACCGGCCGAGGGAACCTTCGACGCCTTCCTGCAGGGATCCAAGGACCGCGCGGTGTCGACCACCATGGCCCTGACGGGGATCATCCGTGCGCTGATGCGCGACAAGAAGATGGGCGCTCGGGTGGTACCGATCATCCCCGACGAGGCGCGCACGTTCGGCATGGACCCGCTGTTCGCCGAGTTCGGTATCTACGCGCCCTTCGGACAGCTCTACGAGCCGGTCGACGCGGGGATGCTCCTCACCTACAAGGAATCGAAGACGGGCCAGATCCTCGAGGAGGGCATCACCGAAGCTGGGTCGATGGCCTCGCTGCAGGCGGCCGGCAGCTCCTACGCGACCTGGGGTGTGCCGACCGTGCCGTTCTTCATCTTCTATTCGATGTTCGGGTTCCAGCGGGTCGGGGATCTGATCTGGCAGTTCGGCGATATCCGCGGCCGGGGTTTCCTCTGCGGGGGAACGGCCGGCCGGACGACGCTCAACGGCGAGGGTTTGCAGCACGAGGACGGGCACTCATTGGTGCTGTCGTCGACCGTGCCGAACATCCGAACCTACGACCCGGCTTTCGCCTACGAGCTGGCGCTGATCGTCCGTGACGGCATCGAGCGGATGTACGGCGGCGAGCCCGAGGACTGCTTCTACTACCTCACGCTGTACAACGAGAACTACGCGATGCCTCCGATGCCCGACGGGGTTGAGGACGGCGTGCTCCGCGGACTGTACCGATTCGCGACCGCGCCCGACGGGCCGTCCCGCCACGCGACGATCCTGTTCAGCGGTGTTGCATGGAAGGCCGCGATGGAAGCACGCGAGCTGCTCGCCTCGGATCACGACGTGGCCGCCGAGTGCTGGAGTGCGACGTCCTACAAGCTGCTGCGCGAGGAGGCGCTGTCGGCCGAGCGGTGGTCGCGCCTGCACCCGAACGAGCCGGCGCGGGTGCCGTTCGTGACCTCCACGCTCGCCGAGGTCGGCGGCCCCGTCATCGCAGTCACGGACTTCATGAAAGCGGTTCCGGACATGATCAGCAGGTGGGTGCCGGGCCCGTTCGTCCCGCTGGGGACCGACGGCTTCGGCCGCTCCGATACCCGCGCCGCGCTGCGACGCCACTTCGAGGTGGACGCCGGCAACGTGGTGGTGGCGACGCTACACGCTCTCGCCCAAGCCGGCGAAGCCAAGCCGGAAGAGGTCGCGGAAGCGATCGCGCGCTACGAGATCAACTCCGAAGCACCCGACCCGCGCACCGCCTGA
- a CDS encoding acyltransferase family protein, with amino-acid sequence MLSARGRSFLDGTNARIPTLPALDGIRALAIAAVVTYHGEIFWAPGGLLGVEVFFVLSGYLITSLLWSELLDTSRVAIGTFLMRRARRLFPALFVMLALASTAFVLWFPDEVGRIRGDVAAAATYTSNWYLVGTDHSYFTTFARPSPFAHLWSLAIEEQFYLLWPPILFLLWKVARRRAKRVAAAITAGAAGSVAALFLLYAGGDPSRVYYGTDTRAAGLLIGAALAVVWRPFAKPAQDRPRVPRWALDGATLTSLAFLVFAFMRFDDLSSFTYRPGLLLVALATATLVGAAVHPDARVAKVLGSSPLRWLGKRSYGIYIWYFPVFVVTRPGVDYDITLGTAFAMRTAATLTLAELSYRFIEEPVRNGALGRLSARIWQSLRTPGGVRQRTALRLVGTTAIASLLLASLTANILNAAPPLAEAADQSSLVGVLDQDDSTDPMVFALPTPHAPVDVRPPVAIGDSVMTSARSALRNRFGRILIDAAVARQVKDGIAALERLKSEGRIGRVVIIHLGNNGRWLSAQVDRIMRILSGVELVVFVNVRVPRRWESSNNQTLAAGVQRHAGRAVLLNWKKLWRTCPAKTFGKDGTHLSAIGARCYSRLIANASVL; translated from the coding sequence ATACTGAGCGCGAGGGGGCGCAGTTTCCTGGACGGAACGAACGCACGTATCCCAACCCTGCCCGCGCTCGACGGGATCAGGGCACTCGCCATCGCGGCCGTCGTCACCTATCACGGCGAGATCTTCTGGGCGCCCGGCGGGCTCCTCGGCGTTGAGGTCTTCTTCGTCCTCAGCGGCTACCTGATCACGTCCCTGCTCTGGTCGGAACTGCTGGATACGAGCAGGGTCGCGATCGGAACCTTCCTCATGCGTCGCGCGCGCCGGCTCTTCCCCGCGCTCTTCGTCATGCTCGCCCTGGCGTCGACCGCGTTCGTTCTCTGGTTCCCCGACGAAGTCGGCCGCATCCGAGGCGACGTGGCCGCCGCGGCCACCTACACATCGAACTGGTACCTGGTGGGAACGGACCACTCCTACTTCACGACGTTCGCACGCCCTTCTCCATTCGCCCACCTGTGGTCTCTGGCGATCGAGGAGCAGTTCTATCTCCTCTGGCCGCCGATCCTGTTCCTGTTGTGGAAGGTTGCGCGTCGGCGGGCCAAGCGTGTCGCCGCGGCGATCACGGCCGGCGCCGCCGGGTCGGTCGCGGCGCTGTTCCTTCTCTACGCCGGCGGCGATCCCTCCAGGGTGTACTACGGCACCGACACCCGCGCCGCGGGCCTCCTGATCGGCGCCGCCCTTGCGGTCGTGTGGCGGCCGTTCGCGAAGCCGGCGCAAGACCGGCCGCGCGTGCCGAGGTGGGCGCTCGACGGCGCTACCCTCACTTCGCTCGCGTTCTTGGTGTTCGCGTTCATGCGCTTCGACGATCTCTCCTCGTTCACGTATCGCCCCGGCCTGCTGCTCGTCGCTCTCGCGACGGCCACCCTGGTCGGCGCAGCAGTTCATCCCGATGCCCGGGTCGCGAAAGTCCTCGGCAGCTCGCCGCTGCGGTGGCTCGGCAAGCGCTCGTACGGCATCTACATCTGGTACTTCCCCGTTTTCGTCGTGACCCGGCCGGGCGTTGACTACGACATCACGCTCGGAACGGCGTTCGCGATGCGCACCGCCGCGACGCTGACCCTCGCCGAGCTCTCCTATCGATTCATCGAGGAGCCGGTCCGGAACGGCGCGCTCGGCCGCCTATCCGCTCGCATATGGCAAAGCTTGCGAACCCCGGGCGGCGTGCGCCAGCGAACCGCGCTGCGGCTCGTCGGAACCACTGCGATCGCGTCGCTTCTGCTCGCCTCCTTGACCGCAAACATCCTCAACGCCGCACCCCCGCTCGCTGAGGCGGCCGATCAGTCCTCACTCGTAGGCGTCCTCGATCAGGATGACAGCACCGACCCTATGGTCTTCGCCCTGCCTACCCCACACGCGCCCGTCGACGTCCGGCCGCCGGTCGCGATCGGCGACTCGGTGATGACCAGCGCCAGGTCGGCGCTGCGCAACCGCTTCGGGCGCATCCTGATCGATGCCGCGGTGGCGCGGCAGGTGAAGGACGGGATCGCGGCACTCGAGCGGCTGAAGAGCGAGGGCAGGATCGGACGCGTGGTGATCATCCACCTCGGCAACAACGGACGGTGGCTGTCCGCTCAAGTGGACCGCATCATGCGGATCCTCTCCGGCGTGGAGCTGGTCGTTTTCGTCAATGTTCGCGTGCCCCGACGATGGGAGTCCTCCAACAACCAAACCCTTGCGGCCGGGGTTCAACGGCACGCGGGTCGTGCCGTGCTGTTGAATTGGAAGAAGCTCTGGAGAACGTGTCCGGCCAAGACCTTCGGTAAGGACGGGACGCACCTGAGCGCGATCGGGGCCCGTTGCTATTCGCGGCTGATCGCGAACGCTTCGGTCCTCTGA